One window of the Triticum dicoccoides isolate Atlit2015 ecotype Zavitan chromosome 3B, WEW_v2.0, whole genome shotgun sequence genome contains the following:
- the LOC119275444 gene encoding cytochrome P450 710A1-like, whose translation MAELLRAADFFDLRAAAPFVAAAVALYFLAEQLSYLRKKGPLPGPSLVVPFLGSAVRMIRDPTGFWDVQAARARESGAGLAADFLFGRFIVFIRDSELSHRVFANVRPDAFHLIGHPFGKKLFGDHNLIYMFGEDHKDLRRRITPNFTPRALSTYAAIQQRVILAHLRRWLDQSAATGEAMPIRVPCRDMNLETSQTVFVGSYLTEKARERFAKDYALFNLGLMTVPVDLPGFAFRRARLAVARLVRTLGECARKSKARMRAGGEPECLVDYWMQETLREMDEAAAAGRPPLAHTDDEEFGGFLFDFLFAAQDASTSSLCWAVSALDSHPDVLARVRAEVATVWSPESGKPITAEKIQGMKYTQAVAREVVRYRPPATLVTHVAGEPFQLTEWYTVPKGAIVFPSVYESSFQGFTSPDAFDPERFFSEARREDVACKRNFLAFGAGAHQCVGQRYALNHLVLFLALFVTVADFRRDRTAGCDEPVYMPTIVPRDGCAVYMEQRCDTFPSF comes from the coding sequence ATGGCGGAGCTGCTGCGAGCGGCCGATTTCTTTGACCTGCGCGCGGCAGCGCCGttcgtggcggcggcggtggcgctctaCTTCCTGGCTGAGCAGCTGTCCTACCTCCGCAAGAAAGGCCCCCTGCCAGGCCCGTCGCTCGTCGTGCCGTTCCTCGGCAGCGCCGTGCGCATGATCCGCGACCCCACGGGGTTCTGGGACGTGCAGGCCGCGCGGGCCAGGGAGTCCGGCGCCGGGCTCGCCGCGGACTTCCTCTTCGGCCGCTTCATCGTCTTCATCCGCGACTCCGAGCTGTCCCACCGCGTCTTCGCCAACGTCCGTCCCGACGCCTTCCACCTCATCGGCCACCCCTTCGGCAAGAAGCTCTTCGGCGACCACAACCTCATCTACATGTTCGGCGAGGACCACAAGGACCTGCGCCGCCGGATCACGCCCAACTTCACGCCGCGCGCGCTCTCCACCTACGCCGCCATCCAGCAGCGCGTCATCCTGGCTCACCTCCGGAGGTGGCTCGACCAGAGCGCCGCCACCGGCGAGGCCATGCCCATACGGGTGCCCTGCCGCGACATGAACCTGGAGACGTCGCAGACGGTGTTCGTGGGCTCCTACCTCACCGAGAAGGCGAGGGAGAGGTTCGCCAAGGACTACGCCCTCTTCAACCTCGGCCTCATGACCGTCCCCGTTGACCTGCCCGGGTTCGCGTTCCGGCGCGCGAGGCTGGCCGTGGCGCGGCTTGTGCGCACGCTCGGAGAGTGCGCGCGGAAGAGCAAGGCGCGCATGCGCGCCGGCGGCGAGCCGGAGTGCTTGGTGGACTACTGGATGCAGGAGACGCTGCGGGAGATGGACGAGGCCGCAGCGGCGGGGCGGCCGCCGCTGGCGCACACCGACGACGAGGAGTTTGGGGGCTTCCTCTTCGACTTCCTGTTCGCCGCCCAGGACGCGTCCACATCCTCGCTCTGCTGGGCAGTCTCCGCCCTGGACTCCCACCCGGACGTGCTCGCCCGCGTGCGCGCCGAGGTGGCCACGGTCTGGTCGCCGGAGTCCGGCAAGCCCATCACCGCCGAGAAGATCCAGGGGATGAAGTACACCCAGGCGGTGGCGCGGGAGGTGGTGCGCTACCGCCCGCCGGCGACGCTGGTgacgcacgtcgccggcgagccgttCCAGCTGACGGAGTGGTACACGGTGCCCAAGGGGGCCATCGTGTTCCCGTCGGTGTACGAGTCGTCGTTCCAGGGGTTCACCTCGCCGGACGCGTTCGACCCGGAGCGCTTCTTCTCGGAGGCGCGCAGGGAGGACGTGGCGTGCAAGCGCAACTTCCTGGCCTTCGGTGCCGGCGCCCACCAGTGCGTCGGGCAGCGGTACGCCCTGAACCACCTCGTGCTGTTCCTGGCGCTGTTCGTGACCGTCGCCGACTTCCGGCGGGACAGGACGGCCGGGTGCGACGAGCCGGTGTACATGCCGACCATCGTGCCCAGGGATGGCTGCGCCGTGTACATGGAGCAGCGCTGTGACACGTTCCCATCGTTCTGA